A portion of the Lolium rigidum isolate FL_2022 chromosome 1, APGP_CSIRO_Lrig_0.1, whole genome shotgun sequence genome contains these proteins:
- the LOC124665195 gene encoding putative UPF0496 protein 2: MIGSSSSISPVRPGPPRQRSAHDVDEEYGRAFKSRSFLDLWTHAHRSLKHSLSSYKLSSRLSSSFSDDQVPANEEPSSCSYAVLNDFVLEPSPDTLTRPGHRRSRRCHGRRRVEALLLEYFDVTREACEACSALLAAAGAAQRHHLVLRRLLLRLAAEGDDRAAAARDALARHIGGDNPLSPAGRRLTGFNDAHARCAPLSRRLVATRRRLRRLARAARIARCAAATAIVGASAAAVVAAVVLAAHAVVGVGAAAALTFCATSATRPSARRTFGIKKLARRCHHGRRRRHARAGEAAVDAAARGAYILGRDLDTVSRMVRRAHDELEHGRDMARIAVAAGADGGERPPLLLQEVAREEEECGEDLRCQLEELEEHACLCLLTINRSRRIVTQEMTTPPDDDGSPSTETTSKD, encoded by the coding sequence ATGATAGGCTCATCGTCGTCAATCtcgccggtgcggccagggccgcCACGGCAGCGCAGCGCGCACGACGTCGACGAGGAGTACGGGCGCGCCTTCAAGTCCAGGTCCTTCCTCGACCTCTGGACGCACGCCCACCGCAGCCTCAAGCACAGTCTCTCCTCCTACAAGCTCTCGTCCAGGCTCAGCTCTAGCTTCAGTGACGATCAAGTGCCAGCCAATGAGGAGCCGTCGTCGTGCTCGTACGCCGTGCTCAACGACTTTGTGCTTGAGCCGAGCCCGGACACGctcactcgtcccggacaccggcGGAGTAGACGCTGCCACGGACGACGCCGGGTGGAGGCCCTCCTGCTCGAGTACTTCGACGTCACGAGGGAGGCCTGCGAGGCGTGCTCCGCGCTGCTAGCGGCAGCCGGAGCCGCGCAGCGGCACCACCTCGTGctccggcgcctcctcctccggctcgccgccgaaggagatgatcgTGCCGCAGCCGCAAGGGACGCGCTGGCGCGGCACATTGGCGGCGACAATCCGCTCTCGCCGGCGGGACGCCGACTCACCGGGTTCAACGACGCGCATGCGCGCTGCGCCCCGCTCTCCAGGCGCCTCGTGGCGACGCGGCGCCGGCTGCGGAGGCTCGCCCGGGCTGCCCGGATCGCACGGTGTGCGGCCGCCACGGCCATTGTCGGCGCGTCTGCCGCGGCCGTCGTGGCAGCCGTCGTCCTTGCCGCGCACGccgtcgtcggcgtcggcgcgGCCGCCGCCCTCACCTTCTGCGCCACCAGCGCCACCAGGCCCTCGGCGCGAAGGACTTTCGGCATCAAGAAGTTGGCTCGCCGCTGCCACCATGGACGACGGAGGCGACATGCCCGCGCGGGGGAGGCAGCGGTGgacgcggcggcgcggggcgcgtACATCTTGGGTCGCGACCTGGACACTGTAAGCCGCATGGTGCGTCGCGCGCACGACGAGCTGGAGCACGGCCGCGACATGGCGCGCATCGCCGTGGCAGCAGGTGCGGACGGCGGCGagcggccgccgctgctgctgcaagaggtggcgagggaggaggaggagtgcggggAGGATCTGCGGTGCCAGCTCGAGGAGCTGGAGGAGCACGCATGCCTCTGCCTCCTCACCATCAACCGGAGCAGGAGGATAGTGACGCAGGAGATGACTACGCCACCTGATGATGATGGGTCgccgtcgacggagacgacgtcCAAAGATTAG